GGCAATCGACCGTCCGTGGAAACGGAAATTTCTTGGTTTCAGTTTCACATTTAATAAAGAACCGAAGGTGCGAATAGCGAAACAAAGCATTAAACGCTTTAAGACGAAGATTCGAGAAATTACCTCTCGGTCAAAACCTATCCCACTTGAGGTAAGAATTGAAATGTTAAACCGCTATCTTACAGGATGGTGCGGGTACTTCGCTTTAGCGGACACTCCAAGCAAATTCAAAGAATTTGATGAATGGATAAGAAGAAGGCTAAGAATGTGCGAATGGAAACAGTGGAAGAAATCTAAAACTAGAGTTAGAAAACTGATTGGTTTAGGCGTCCCTGGTTACAAGGCGCACGAATGGGGCAACTCCAGAAAGAAATACTGGAGAATCGCCTGTAGCCCAATATTACACAAAACCCTCGATAACTCATATTGGAGTCAACGAGGGTTGAAAAGTCTATATAACCGTTATGAAACTTTACGTCAATCTTAATAGAACCGCCGTATACCGAACGGTACGTACGGTGGTGTGAGAGGTCGGGGGTTAGTCACCCCCTCCTACTCGATTAATCTTTACTTGAAAGAATTCCGAAGATACGTAAGATACTTACGAATAGATTGATAAAATCTAAGTATAGGTTTAATGCCATCAATGGAACTTCTTCAGCACTTACCCCATAATGCTTCATACGGTTGAAATCATACAATACATAACCACTAAAGACCAATACTCCAATGAAAGAGAATGCAAGCATACCTGTAGAGCTAAGCGGCATGAAAATATTAAAAATAGAAACAGCAACTAAAGCAAGTAAGGCTGCTAACAAGAATCCGCCTAAAAAGGAGAAATTTCGTTTGGATACTGTTGCATAAATCGCTACGCCAGTAAACACGACAGTGGTACTTCCGAAAGCCATCAAGACCACATTTGCTCCAGCGGTCATGGCATAATAAGAAACAATCGGATATAAGGTAATTCCTGAAATAAATGTAAAGATATAAAGGAATGTATAAGAAATGGCTTTTTTACGTCTAAAGAAAAAGGCAATCATCAATAAAACAAATTCAAGGATAGCTAATGGTAAAAATAATGCCGGCGGTACAAAGGTACCTGCCATGGTTCCAACAAAGGCGATGGCAAGTGAAAGAGCAAATGTCCTAATGACTGATGGCATAAATTCAGTAGATGTTTGTGTATACAATTTTCTTCACCTCAAGTGTATTTATATATAGAATATACGAAGAAAAGGTCAAGATGTTTCATTTTATTTAGAAAAATCTTTTTCGGCTCTCAATAAATCTCGTATCTCAGCAAGAAGCTCTTCTTTTTTATCAATTTGAACCGCCACTTTAACTTCTTCTTC
This Neobacillus sp. YX16 DNA region includes the following protein-coding sequences:
- a CDS encoding Bax inhibitor-1/YccA family protein, with the protein product MPSVIRTFALSLAIAFVGTMAGTFVPPALFLPLAILEFVLLMIAFFFRRKKAISYTFLYIFTFISGITLYPIVSYYAMTAGANVVLMAFGSTTVVFTGVAIYATVSKRNFSFLGGFLLAALLALVAVSIFNIFMPLSSTGMLAFSFIGVLVFSGYVLYDFNRMKHYGVSAEEVPLMALNLYLDFINLFVSILRIFGILSSKD